Proteins encoded by one window of Actinomycetes bacterium:
- a CDS encoding ABC transporter substrate-binding protein, whose product MIRPTPFWRSVAVLGVAGLVLTACGGDDGDDTTAEPKDDTSSSAAPAAKGDGTLKIGTLLPQTGSLAFLGPPEFAGVDLALQDINDAGGVNGTQVEKVDSDSGDTSTDTASQSVDRLLSNNVDAVVGAASSSVSLSVIDKITGAGAVEISPANTSDELTTYDDKGLYFRTAPPDVLQGRVLGDLILSDGNSTVGILALQDSYGTGLAESTTKSITDGGGEVVETVVYDPKAASFSSEVGKIKAADPEAIAVIAFDETKKIIPEMVKQGIGPDTKKIYFVDGNLASYEKDFPKGTLDGVKGTLPGVAASDEFKTRLTDLKPDLSEFAYSPESYDATILVALAASAAGDDSGEAIASQMQAVSEGGTKCTSYKECVDLLKDDEDIDYDGVSGPVEFNDAGDPSEATIGIYQYGADNNYTFLEGKAGKI is encoded by the coding sequence ATGATCCGCCCCACCCCGTTCTGGCGGTCGGTCGCGGTCCTGGGTGTCGCCGGCCTCGTGCTCACCGCCTGCGGTGGCGACGACGGCGACGACACGACGGCCGAGCCCAAGGACGACACGTCGAGCTCGGCGGCCCCGGCCGCCAAGGGCGACGGCACGCTCAAGATCGGCACGCTGCTCCCGCAGACCGGCTCGCTGGCCTTCCTCGGCCCGCCCGAGTTCGCTGGTGTCGACCTGGCCCTCCAGGACATCAACGACGCCGGTGGCGTCAACGGCACGCAGGTCGAGAAGGTCGACTCGGACTCCGGTGACACCTCCACGGACACCGCGTCCCAGTCGGTCGACCGTCTGCTGTCGAACAACGTCGACGCCGTCGTGGGCGCTGCCTCGTCCAGCGTCTCCCTGTCCGTCATCGACAAGATCACCGGTGCCGGCGCCGTCGAGATCTCGCCGGCCAACACGTCGGACGAGCTGACGACGTACGACGACAAGGGGCTGTACTTCCGCACCGCCCCGCCGGACGTCCTGCAGGGCCGGGTCCTCGGTGACCTGATCCTCAGCGACGGCAACTCGACGGTCGGCATCCTGGCGCTGCAGGACTCCTACGGCACCGGTCTGGCCGAGAGCACCACCAAGTCGATCACCGACGGTGGTGGCGAGGTCGTCGAGACGGTCGTCTACGACCCGAAGGCTGCAAGCTTCTCGTCCGAGGTCGGCAAGATCAAGGCTGCCGACCCCGAGGCGATCGCGGTCATCGCGTTCGACGAGACCAAGAAGATCATCCCCGAGATGGTCAAGCAGGGCATCGGCCCGGACACCAAGAAGATCTACTTCGTGGACGGCAACCTCGCCAGCTACGAGAAGGACTTCCCCAAGGGCACCCTGGACGGCGTCAAGGGCACCCTGCCTGGCGTTGCGGCCTCCGACGAGTTCAAGACCCGGCTGACCGACCTCAAGCCGGACCTGTCCGAGTTCGCCTACTCGCCGGAGTCCTACGACGCGACGATCCTGGTCGCCCTGGCCGCCTCGGCGGCGGGTGACGACTCGGGTGAGGCGATCGCTTCGCAGATGCAGGCAGTCAGCGAGGGCGGCACGAAGTGCACGTCCTACAAGGAGTGCGTGGACCTGCTGAAGGACGACGAGGACATCGACTACGACGGCGTCAGCGGTCCGGTCGAGTTCAACGACGCGGGTGACCCGAGCGAGGCAACGATCGGCATCTACCAGTACGGCGCCGACAACAACTACACCTTCCTCGAGGGCAAGGCCGGCAAGATCTGA
- a CDS encoding ABC transporter ATP-binding protein: MSQGDRSAHEAAASNALLRADEVVAGYVPGVNILNGCDFYVNDGELVGIIGPNGAGKSTLLKAIFGLVKVNSGTIYLRGEDITGRKANQLVSQGVGFVPQTNNVFPSLTIEENLQMGVYQSPKKFKKSFEFVTGLFPALGDRRAQRAGSLSGGERQMVAMGRALMMEPSVLLLDEPSAGLSPALQDEVFVRTRQINRAGVSVIMVEQNARRCLQICDRGYVLDQGRNAYTASGKDLSNDPKVIELYLGTLAKA; the protein is encoded by the coding sequence ATCTCCCAGGGCGACCGCTCGGCCCACGAGGCGGCCGCCAGCAACGCCCTGCTGCGGGCCGACGAGGTCGTCGCAGGCTACGTGCCAGGAGTGAACATCCTCAACGGCTGCGACTTCTACGTGAACGACGGCGAGCTGGTCGGCATCATCGGCCCCAACGGCGCCGGCAAGTCGACTCTGCTCAAGGCAATCTTCGGGCTGGTCAAGGTCAACAGCGGGACCATCTACCTGCGGGGCGAGGACATCACCGGGCGCAAGGCCAACCAGCTGGTCTCGCAGGGCGTGGGCTTCGTGCCCCAGACCAACAACGTCTTCCCTAGCCTGACCATCGAGGAGAACCTGCAGATGGGGGTGTACCAGTCCCCCAAGAAGTTCAAGAAGTCCTTCGAGTTCGTGACCGGGCTCTTCCCTGCCCTGGGCGACCGTCGCGCGCAGCGGGCCGGCTCCCTGTCCGGCGGCGAGCGGCAGATGGTCGCGATGGGGCGGGCGCTGATGATGGAGCCGTCGGTGCTGCTGCTCGACGAGCCCTCGGCCGGCCTGTCCCCCGCGCTGCAGGACGAGGTGTTCGTCAGGACCCGTCAGATCAACCGCGCCGGTGTCTCGGTGATCATGGTGGAGCAGAACGCCCGGCGCTGCCTGCAGATCTGCGACCGCGGCTACGTCCTCGACCAGGGCCGCAACGCCTACACGGCCAGCGGCAAGGACCTCTCGAACGACCCCAAGGTCATCGAGCTCTACCTGGGCACCCTCGCCAAGGCCTGA